The Leptotrichia trevisanii DSM 22070 DNA segment ATAAAGTAGCTGACAACCAGTATTCCCAAAGGAGCATTTAAGACTTTTACATCAGACAGAGGAAAGGAATTTTCATGCTGGGAATAGATTTCTATTTTGCAGATCCGTACTGCTCTTGGCAGAGAGGCTGTAACGAAAACAGCAATGGTCTTCTGAGAGAATTTTACCCTAAGAAGACCGATATATCAAAAATAGAGACGGAAGACCTGATAAAGAACTTAATGCTAATAAATTCAAGACCAAGAAAATGTTTAAACTACGCAACACCATTTGAAAAATTTTTACACGAAATTAGTTTTTAAAAAAAATTTATTAAAATGTCGCAATTAATATTGCAATTTATGTTATAAAAAAGATATACTGTATTCAAATATAAAAAATTTAGTAATTAGAAAAAATGATGGATATTCATTCATTATTTGTGATGTAAAAAATATTTGTGAAATAGAAAATTACATATTAAAAAAGATGAACTATTATGAACTTAAAAAAAAAACATATATATATATAAGATATTCCTTGTTTGATTCATTTGCATATACATTAATTGTTATTTTTTCTATATTATATATATTAAATTTAAGTCTTTCAAATATTCTATTGAAATATCTAGTATATTATTTGATATTTATAAATATAAAATTTTTTAAAAAGAAATTTTATATGAATAAGATTAATTGTAGTATAATAAAAATAAGTGATAAAAAAAATAGATGTTATGTTTTTGAAGGATATAATGAAACAGAAAAAGAAATAAAGATAAATTATGGTTTAAAAATAAATTTTAATTACTATTATTTATCATTTTATATGTTTCCAATAAAATACAAAAAAGTTAAATAAATAATGGAGTGTTTCCAAAATTTTGGATTATTAAAAATTAAATCAATATTCTATTTTTAAATATTTTTTAAATAATCGTTGTTGTAAAAGACAGCGGTTATTTTTTTCTACATCGTATATAATCTGAATATTTAAAACAACTTTTTACCCATTAATTTTCTAAATTAGTTTCTTTTTATTATACCGTTTTTATATATTATCTTTTTATATTACCTTTTTACCTCCTCGCAAACACTTATAGTTACTGACTTTGAAGATATTAAAAAACAAGTTTTTCAGTAAATAAAGACAAGTAAATCAGTAGATTTAAAACTAGAAAATCAGTAAATAAAAACTAGGTTTTCAGTAGAGTTTAAACAAGTACTTGTTATTATATTTAATTAATGGTAAAATAAGAAAAAAGGAGAAAATTTTTTATGCGATACGGATATGCAAGAGTCAGTACAAGAGAACAAGACGAAACAAGGCAGATTAAAACATTGAAAAATAAAGGAGTTCAAGAGATTATTATTGAAAAAGCGTCAGGAAAAAATTTTATCGACAGACAAGAATGGCAAAAATTAATGTCAAAGGTGGTTGTCGATGATGTTATAGTTGTTAAAAGTTTAGATAGACTTGGACGGAATAATGCGGAAATCAAGGAAACTTTTGAACTTTTATCAAAGAAACAAGTTTATTTGGAATTTATAGATAATGACATTTTAAATACTAGAAAACCTGTTACAGAAACTGATAAATTAAGCCAAAAACTCGTGCAGCCTATCATTCTACATTTATTAGGATATTTTGCGGAACGTGAAAGGGAATTGATTAAAGAACGTCAAACTGAAGCCTATACACAATTGGAAGTTGATAGTAAAGGTAGAAAGTTGAGCAACAAAAAAATTAATAAAGACGGAAGCAAAAAAATTTGCGGACGGCCAAACAAGGTGGAAAATTTAACAAAGAAACAAAAAGATATTATAAACAGGTGGATTTTAAAAGCAATTAAAACATCGGAAGCAGTCCAATTAACTGGATTAAGCCGTTCGACACTTTTTAGAGTAAAAAAAACGTTTTGTGAGTAGGAAAATACTTTATAAAACTGCATAAATTTGTGTTTTAAAGAGATTTAAGAGGGTATTTTGCATTAAGCTACAAAGTTCCGTACGATTGAAAAAATTTCAAAAAGGTGTTAAAATAATTTTAGAAAAAGAAAACAAATGGGTCTTAGCACCTGAGTTAAAAAAAGGAGTAGTTGTTTCTGCTCCTTTTTACTTTTGGAAAATGATGTTATAATTGAAAATATAAGTATCTTGATTAAAAACTAAAATGAAAGGAATTTTAATTATGACTGATGGATTTTTTGAAGATAAAAACATAGATGATGAGGAAAATAATCTTGAATATGATAGAGATATTTTTGATATTGAAATTGAATTTGATGATGAAGTTGTTAAGAGAATTGAACGAACTGAAACAACTAGAGAGTTTGAAAAGTTGATTGAAAGTGAGGAGTAATTATTAAAACTGAATAACAATTTTTGAATTTTTATGGTTAAAATTATTTGCACAAATTGTAAATTTTTTTAGAAAAAATACTATACTTTTTCTAAAATATCGTAAAATAAAAAGCATAATTATATAAAAAAGAAGAATTTTTAGTTCTCTTTTTTTGTTATTTTTAAAAGAAAATTTTTGTCTATAGATGTAATTATGATTAAAAATTTTTATTTGCAATTTCTTAAAAATTCAGGTGTATTTTTTTGAAAAATTTGGAATTATTTTTGCTGTTTTGTAAAAAATTTAATTAAAAAAATGTCATATTTAAAGTTCAATAATACATAAAAATTTATCTTTAAAAATTGTCTTTATGAAGATTTTTTTTGCACAAAATTTGTAGAAATTTATGCAAAATATGATCTTTAAATTTAAGAA contains these protein-coding regions:
- a CDS encoding recombinase family protein, which gives rise to MRYGYARVSTREQDETRQIKTLKNKGVQEIIIEKASGKNFIDRQEWQKLMSKVVVDDVIVVKSLDRLGRNNAEIKETFELLSKKQVYLEFIDNDILNTRKPVTETDKLSQKLVQPIILHLLGYFAERERELIKERQTEAYTQLEVDSKGRKLSNKKINKDGSKKICGRPNKVENLTKKQKDIINRWILKAIKTSEAVQLTGLSRSTLFRVKKTFCE